The genome window AAGGCCTATCACGCCGCCGAGCAGTATTTCCACATGCGCCAGTACCAGGGCGCCAGCATGGCCTTCAAGGAGTTCATGCGGCAATTCCCCAACAGCGACTATCGTGAGGACGCGATGCTGCGAATCCTCCAGTCCGACCATTCGCTCGCCCTGAACAGCATCGAGGCCAAGCGCGCCGAACGGATCCAGGAAGCCTTGCGGGCATATCGTAATTTCGCCGACGCCTATCCGGCCAGTGTTGAGCGCGACCAGGCCGAACGGCTGCGCAAGGACCTGGAAGACGAACTTGAAAAGACCACGAAGACCACACCCGTACCATGAGCAATAAGCCCACCACCGCAGCCAAGACCACCATCACGCGCGACGTCGCCAAGCTCGACCTCGAGACCGGCAACGTGTATGAGTCCGTGGCCCTCCTCGGCAAGCGCGCTGACCAGATCAGCGTGCGCATCAAGGAAGAATTGAGCACCAAGCTCGAGGAGTTCGCCATGAGCGGCGAGAACCTCGAAGAAGTGTATGAGAACCGCGAGCAGATCGAGGTGAGCAAGCACTACGAGCGCATGCCCAAGCCCGGCGCGCTTGCGATCCAGGAGCTCCAGGAAGGCAAGCTCTACTGGCGCCGTGGTGGGGAAGAGGCTCCCGCCATCGAGCCAACGGCTCCCAAGGCCTGATCAGGCCACCATCCTCCGCACCCGTGGAGAACCGCCTGAACCGGAAGGTGCTGCTCGGCGTCACGGGCGGCATTGCTGCATACAAGTCGGCGCAGCTCACGCGGCTGCTGGTCAAGGCTGGCTGCGAGGTGCAGGTGCTGATGACACCTTCTGCCCACGATTTCGTCACTCCGCTGACCTTGGCCACGCTGAGCAAGCGGCCCGTGCTCACGGACTTGTTCTTGCGCGACGGCAGCGGCGCCTGGAATGACCATGTTCATCTGGCGCAATGGGCCGATGCGCTGGTGATTGCCCCTGCCACGGCCAACACGGTCGGTAAGATGGCCCATGGCCTTTGCGATAACCTCCTGCTGGCCGTTTGGCTGAGCATGCCGAATGACAGGCCGGTATTCGTGGCTCCGGCCATGGACCTGGAGATGCTGAAGGATTCCGCATCGCAGGCCAACCTGGACCTTCTGCGTGAGCGCGGCGCTCGTGTGATCGGTCCCGAAAGCGGTGAGTTGGCAAGCGGCCTGATGGGCGAAGGGCGCATGAGTGAGCCGGAGGCGATCGTATCCGCGATGCACGATGCCCTCGTTGGCAATGGAAAGCTGAATGGCAAGCGCATGCTGGTGACCGCCGGCGGAACGCAGGAGGCCATCGACCCCGTGCGCTTCATCGGCAACCGCAGCAGTGGCAAGATGGGATTCGCCATTGCGGAGGAAGCAGCCTTGCGCGGTGCTCAGGTGGAGCTGGTCTCGGGCCCGGTTGAGTTGAAGCTCGATCGCCCGGGCATCACGCGGACCGATGTGATCGCCGCAGCGGACATGGCCGCGGCCTGCAGGGCCCTCGCCCCGAATGCGGATGCTGTGATCATGTGCGCCGCTGTCGCTGATTACCGCCCCGTGAACGCAGCCGATGGCAAGCTCAAGAAGAAGGATGCTCCGCTGCAGATCGCCTTGGAGCCCACCGAGGACATCCTCGGTTGGATGGGCGCCAACAAGACCAACGGCCAGCGGCTCGTGGGCTTCGCGCTCGAGACCGACAACGAATTGGCGAACGCGACGGATAAGCTGGTGCGCAAGAAAGTCGATCTGCTCGTGCTCAACAGCCTCCGCGATGCGGGCGCCGGTTTCGGCACCGACACCAACAAGATCACCATGCTCGTACCGGGCAAGGATCCGATGGCCCTTCCGTTGATGAGCAAGCGCGAAGCCGCTCGCGCTATCTTGGACCGCCTCGAAGAACTGCTCTGAACCATGCTTCGCCACGCCTTCCTACTGCTCTTGCTCCTGCCACACGCGCTCCGCGCCCAGGAATTCAATTGCCAAGTGAGCGTGATCGCTCCGCAGATCGCCCAAGCGCAGACCGGCGTGGTGCGGAGCATGGAACTCGCCATCAAGGAGTTCTTCAATGTGCGGCGCTTCACCAATTACAACTACGCGCCCGCCGAACGCGTCGACATCAACCTGCTGCTCACCATCAGCAACCAGCCCGCACCCGACCGCTTCGAGGGCACCTTGCAGGTGATTTACGCGCGGCCCGTCTTCGGTTCGGATTACAATAGCCCGATACTCGACTTGGTCGATGAGCAAGTGAAGTTCAACTTCCTGGAGAACACCCAGATCGAGTTCTCCCCCGACCGCTACATCAACAACCTCAGTTCACTGCTCGGCTTCTACGCCTACTTCATCCTCGGCCTCGATGGCGATACCTATTCACCCTTGGGCGGAGCCGAGTTCTACACCCAGGCCCAGCAGGTGGTGAACAACGCGCAGAACAGCGGGGAGGACGGCTGGCGCGCATTCGAGGCGCAGCGCAACCGGTACTGGCTGCTCGATAACCAGCTGCAGCCCGTATTCCGGCCCCTGCGCGAGCTGCTCTACGACTACCACCGGCAGGGAATGGACACCATGACGGAAGACGCCGCCACTGCCCGCAGGAAGATCGCCGCGAGCATCGAGAAGCTCAAGACCGTGCACCAGGCCAAGCCCGCCAGCTACAACCTGCAGGTGATCTTCAACGCCAAGTACCAGGAATTGGTGGAGCTCTTCAAGCCCGCCGATCCCGCCGAGAAGACCAAGCTCTTCAATACCCTGCAGATCATCGACCCCGGGCACATCGGGCAGTACC of Flavobacteriales bacterium contains these proteins:
- the coaBC gene encoding bifunctional phosphopantothenoylcysteine decarboxylase/phosphopantothenate--cysteine ligase CoaBC, whose protein sequence is MNRKVLLGVTGGIAAYKSAQLTRLLVKAGCEVQVLMTPSAHDFVTPLTLATLSKRPVLTDLFLRDGSGAWNDHVHLAQWADALVIAPATANTVGKMAHGLCDNLLLAVWLSMPNDRPVFVAPAMDLEMLKDSASQANLDLLRERGARVIGPESGELASGLMGEGRMSEPEAIVSAMHDALVGNGKLNGKRMLVTAGGTQEAIDPVRFIGNRSSGKMGFAIAEEAALRGAQVELVSGPVELKLDRPGITRTDVIAAADMAAACRALAPNADAVIMCAAVADYRPVNAADGKLKKKDAPLQIALEPTEDILGWMGANKTNGQRLVGFALETDNELANATDKLVRKKVDLLVLNSLRDAGAGFGTDTNKITMLVPGKDPMALPLMSKREAARAILDRLEELL
- a CDS encoding DUF4835 family protein: MLRHAFLLLLLLPHALRAQEFNCQVSVIAPQIAQAQTGVVRSMELAIKEFFNVRRFTNYNYAPAERVDINLLLTISNQPAPDRFEGTLQVIYARPVFGSDYNSPILDLVDEQVKFNFLENTQIEFSPDRYINNLSSLLGFYAYFILGLDGDTYSPLGGAEFYTQAQQVVNNAQNSGEDGWRAFEAQRNRYWLLDNQLQPVFRPLRELLYDYHRQGMDTMTEDAATARRKIAASIEKLKTVHQAKPASYNLQVIFNAKYQELVELFKPADPAEKTKLFNTLQIIDPGHIGQYQNMMRG
- a CDS encoding DNA-directed RNA polymerase subunit omega gives rise to the protein MSNKPTTAAKTTITRDVAKLDLETGNVYESVALLGKRADQISVRIKEELSTKLEEFAMSGENLEEVYENREQIEVSKHYERMPKPGALAIQELQEGKLYWRRGGEEAPAIEPTAPKA